AACACCACAGCCCTCCCTGGCCTTCTTCTAGAGCTGTGGTCCTCAGCCAGGGGGCGGGTCTCCCGGGGACACTTGGTGATGTCAGGAGACAGGGTTGGCTGTCATGAGTAGGGGGGTCATCTagtgggtgggggccagggacgctgctaaacgCCCCGCAGTGCACAGGACGGCCCACCACAGAGCATGATCCGGTCCCAAgagcagagaaacagagccaggcAGGTCTGGGGGAGAGACTCCCGTGGGGCGCCCTGCCCTGCAGTGACACGGCCCCGGGCGGGCTGACCACGTGGGGCTTGGTCTACGAGGAACAGGCCGTGTCTGTGACGAAGCTGCTGCTACTGAAGATGCCTATCCACCCACCGTGAGGTCCCACCAGCCCGGAAGGAGGCTGCGACCCCCAAGGGCGGGGGAACCGGACCGCACTCTCCTGCTGGGCTGAGGCTCCCCCGCCTCTGCTCACCCTGCGGGCCAGGAGCAAGGGGCCTCTAAGCTGAACGCTGTCCCGAGGCTGACGGCGCTGGGTCCTCGGGGACAGGGGGTCGGTCGGCTAGAGGTCCTCATGGGCGGGGCTCAGGTCCACCCGCTGGGCCTTCCCGAACACCAGGAAGGTGCATAGCCCGAGGCTGCTGACGGCCGCCACCAGGTCGAACACAGACGTCCAGGAGCCCGTGGTCTCGATGAGGTAGCCACCCAGGCACACGCCCACGACTCCTGCACCCTCGAGAGGGGACAAGCAGACGGGGTGATGGGCCATCCCGCCCCTTTGAGGACAGCTTTGAGGGGAGCTGAGGGCGGGGGGCCTGAGGGCATGAGCCCCGTCACCGTCACCCAGGCACTTGGCCTCTGGGGACCCTGGACCTCGGGGATTCACTCACATCTGCGGGTCACGTGGTTGGGGACGGTTACATGCCATTGGAAGCATGAGCACCGTGGTAGACGGCTCTGTGCTCTCCCCCGGCCAGCTCTGGGGTCTGggctccccccccccgccactgcTCTGACACTGTGGGGACCCCCCAAGGGGTGCCACGCCCCACCCTGAGGGCCGAAGCAGCGGAGCAGGTGGGAGGACACAGGCGTGGGGCGGCGCCCCGGGGAACTCTGGGTTTGAAACCCGCAGGCAGGGGACCCCAGCCCACTTCTCACCTGCCAAAGCCCCAGCTGTGTTGGCCACACCTGAAACAGGACAGAGAGAACGAGGACCAGTCAGCGGAGGCCCACTGTGACCCTCCCACGGCGCACCCACCTGGGGGCCCTGGGAGCGGGGAGGGGGTGAGCAGGGGGGCGCAGCCACTTCCTGTCCAACGAGGGGCCAAGGTCCTCACCAAACAGAAAGCCGGCACAGGACGGGGCCAGGTCCTGGATATTAACGGAAATGCCGCTGCGGGAAGAGGAAAGGACGCGGGTGAGTGACCACAGGGCGGCCGCCACCCGCCAAGCCGGCGGTCGGTCCTCCGATCACCTGGATTCCGGAGGCTGGCCACGCCAGGAGCTCAGCTCCAGCTCAGCGGTTACGCATGGGACCCACTCCCAGGATGAAACAAGACAGGGAGGTGAGTTTGCCTGGACTCACACTCATTTGCCACCCGATAATCTGGAAAACGACATCAAGGTGCCGATTCCCAAGACAAGTCAGTGCAGTTTTTCTGACTAAACACTGAGCTGCTGCGCAGGCCAGGAGGCCCGCAGAACAACACGTGGGATCCGATGGGCTCGCTCCCCACCTCTGGTTCAAAAGATGCTGCTTGGGGACCCTCATCTGCTCTGCCAGCCCCTCCCCAAGCACCCGTTTTGTTTTCCCAAAAGGCCCAGGTCCTCACCGGCTTGATACCCTGACTGCCCTTCGCCTCGCGGCTCACTTGTGGGGACCTGCCATGCGCCCGCCCTCCATGTGCGCCCCGAGCCAGGGGCCCCGGACCCGGGAGCCCAAAGGCAGCGTGGGTGGCTCTGGTGGACGAGGAACCTGGCCCTTACCTGTGGTTGAAGGTTTGGAGGCCGATGGAGGCTGATGCAAAGACCACAGACTTACAAAAGCTCGAGGTGTGGCCCAAACACAGGGCAAAAACGCTGGACAGGCCGAGGCCCATCGCCTGCGGGAGAGACGAGTGGGGACGGGGTGGGAGTCTCGCCCCTTCCTGGGCTGCCTGAGCCACACTGAACGAGGGTCGGTGGGCACCCCTCCCGGGCTGGGGCCTGCCTGGTGGCCACTGGGACAAGGCTGCACGAATGATCTGGACCTGCTGGTTGTAGCCCATTCGACGTGAGCCGACCCAGGCCCCCAAATGGGCACCAGGACTCAGGGAAGGGCCTCAGGTCAGCCAAGCCAGTCCCAAGCACTGCCCCACAGTGCCCTCCAGCCACTGTGCCACACCAGTCCCCTTCTAGGTCAGGGGCCCCAGGAACAAAACAGGGACGTCCGGAGGGAGAGAGCCGTCCCACGACCCTCCTACCTGCATGAACTTCCGCACAGTGATGGTCCTGTAACCTAGACGGGGAGACCAGGAGACATCCTGTCGGCCCATCTGTGCTGTCCCACCCCAGACGGCACCCAGAGTGGGTCCCACCCTCACGGCTGCGCGGAGGGAGCGGGGAGAGGAGGGCCGGGCTGGGCTGGCGGTGGGGCAGCCCCTGCATCGCCGTGAGCCGCGCGCACATGTGTATGAGCCTGTGCACTTAGAGGGTTCCCAAGGCCGAGGCCTGGCAGACGCACCTGAGCAAGGCCACTCTATGGTTACAAAGTGCTTGCTTTGTGTTTCTaccaattttctaatttttccacaaTGAGTGGGTGGTTCTTCTGTAACTAGGACAAGACTGACATTTAAGGACGTGCAGTGCAGGGTCGTGGGGA
The sequence above is a segment of the Orcinus orca chromosome 16, mOrcOrc1.1, whole genome shotgun sequence genome. Coding sequences within it:
- the SLC17A9 gene encoding solute carrier family 17 member 9 isoform X4; amino-acid sequence: MQESGLTEIIPLMCTSALWGQCPVFSHPEFPQGSPQGVAAVRRLQDSRTLVTGAVGSLLLDWYGWPSVFYFSGGLTLLWVCYVYRCLLGEKDLILALGVLAQGLPVSRHTKVPWRQLFRKPSVWAAIISQLSAACSFFILLSWLPTFFKETFPSSKGWVFNVVPWLVAIPASLFSGLLSDRLINQGASARPRPWEPSKCTGSYTCARGSRRCRGCPTASPARPSSPRSLRAAVRVGPTLGAVWGGTAQMGRQDVSWSPRLGYRTITVRKFMQAMGLGLSSVFALCLGHTSSFCKSVVFASASIGLQTFNHSGISVNIQDLAPSCAGFLFGVANTAGALAGVVGVCLGGYLIETTGSWTSVFDLVAAVSSLGLCTFLVFGKAQRVDLSPAHEDL